The following nucleotide sequence is from Cucumis melo cultivar AY chromosome 1, USDA_Cmelo_AY_1.0, whole genome shotgun sequence.
atatttaaacaatcttgataCTCTAGAAGAAAAGctgtaagaaagaaagaaaagatgaagaaagaaagaaaaagaacataaataaaaatagaagaaagaaaatcttggaagaaatttatattttatttacccAAAAGAAGATAAATAGAGGAGCTGAAGAAATCTAGAATAAAAAtacaaatagaaaaagaaagagctAAAAAAAGTCTGGAAGATTAAATGAATAAATTgcgaagaagaaagagaagtgatgaATAGTTTAGAATACCAATAAcaaatttggaatttattaaaatctcgactttttgattttgttagaTGAAtcatgttttgttatatttatgaaaatttaaggATTAGACacttaaataaattaataaataaaaagtttattttggccatatataaaatctaaaaattggAATTCAACGTTGGTTTAGTGTGAAATTAGTGAAGAATGTTAAAAACTAATATGTTGGTTAATTGTCCAAAAGATATTAACATACGAATTGGACTGCGACTCATTGAAAGACAAAAAATTGGATTTTGCATTAGCAACGAAggaaccaaaaaaagaaaagaaaagaaaagaaaaaagaagttcTTTTTGCGCCCCAAAACTGCAGTTTCACCCCGCGCTCTCGTCTCTCACTCTCTCTTTCGATTTCTTCAGCATTCAATACATTTTTCAAATCGCTACCACCACCGTACCTTGCTTCGGATTTTCCCTCTCCAACAGGATTTAGGGTTAGGGTTCATTTCTTCATATCTCCTCCTCTAATTCTAAACATGTATGCTGATCGATTGGAGGCCGATAACCATAGGTCTATAAAGGACCGACTCAATGGAAACTCTTCTGACCTTTCTGCCCGCCGCCGGCCGATTACTGGGAAGAGGTTCGTTGTCGTTTTTCCCATTTTTTTGGGGTTCTTGGATGTTTTTTGAGATGTGGGAAGTAATGACTTTTGGGATTTTTTTGTTGTAGTTTGTGTTAATTGCAAGTTTTGGTACTCTGGTGGAATTGAGAGCTAAGACATTTCTGTGGTGGGCTTTTTCTGTggttgaactttttttttctttttcttttttttacctTAAGACTGATGGTGTTTGCTTATTTTGGTTGTAACTTTGGGGTTCTTTTCGTTCGAGTTGTTTTTGGAATCTTGTAGATTTATGTGTATATACCGCACATTGAGCTGTTGCAGCTTCCTTGGAATGCAGAGTGTTTGGTTGCATTAGATCATCACTCATCTTTAGTGGATCAATTGTGGTTGTGCTCGTGTTATTTTGGCTTCATCCTTTGGGGCcgttattttgttttctatgaTCCAAGTTCGAAGATTATGCTAAAGCTTTGTCACACATTCGTTGTATTTTGGTTTAATGTGTTATTGAATTTACCATCACCAAAAAGGCAAAAATTTACTTGGTTGTTACATTTGTCAAAGATCTTGAGATGGATATGGTTTTTATGCTTATCTGGTGTACAAAAGGGTGTAAGTGGTTCAGTTAGCTTGGTTCCTAGCTATAAACTGAGATATTCACGGTTTTAACTTGTATAGTTGAATTAACCAGCACTTATTAACCATACCAACTACGCTGACTTGGGggtttttttttcagttttaaATTTACCCCTCTACTTCTCTCTGGGaactttctttttatagtttctTATAGCTTCCCAGCATCTCAAGGAAACTCCAATTTTCCATCCAAGAGAAAGTAACCACCAAGATCATGCTCATCAGCTTATGCATTAGACACATTTGTTTCATTTGATGTTATATTGAACTTAACATCTTGGAAACTAATGTGATTGATGCATGCATAGATTATCTTTTCTTCTGTATGAAGAATAAGACTATTGAAACTTTTCTAAAATTTGGTGCTTCAGTGTGAACTTTTCATAGTATTTTAAAATGTGTGTTTTATATTTGCtttcatttttaaaagtaaGATGGCAATATGTGAAAGTATGGACTTTCTTTTTAAGTTTGGGCTTTTGGTTTTCTGAAGTTTGTTTTATCAACTTTTTGGAGAGCCATCAATATTGCATCCCTTAGTGTGGGAGTATTTGATTCTCTTCTTATCGATACAGTCGATGATCTACATGTTATTATTTGTAGAgtcttatttttttattatattatatccaTATCGTATGCATTCCAGGCAGAGACAAGATGACAAGTGGGAGCATGATCTCTATGAGAATGATGAACCACAAACTTCAAGTATGAATTGGGTGTAATTGTATTGCACATCCAAACCCTTCTTTTGTTAGATGGTTCTAATCCACTTTATAAGCTCTTGACTATGTTCTAATGGCTTTAAAGATCGCAGAGTTGGTGCTCGGGATCTTCGCTTGAAGCTCCAAAAGAAAAGTCAACAGCAGAGTGGAAATGCACCTTTTTCAGGAGTGCGGGACCTACGTGAAAAGTTATCTGGCACAATGAAACCACAAGCTGCAAAAAATGATCCACCAAAACCAAAATTAGAAGTTACAAAAGCGCCACGAAAAAATGATGCTATCGAAGCTCATCCTTCAACCACTCAAAAAGCAGTAGCCAAGTCTGCTACTAGGAAAAATGCTGCTCAGAAGGCAAGGAACTTTTGTTTGATTTCACTAGAAAATATGCATTTTGTTAAATGATGGAGGTTGGCAATTTTTGCATTCAATGTTTTTCTAGTAAAATTTTCTTATATGAGAACCTGacatttttttgtcattgacaTTGGTTGGGAGGTCTTCTGGAAGatatttgtttaaataaacCCTTCTTAAATAATGGGATCTTGCGGGATATTTTGGCCACAAGAGCTTTTAGGCAGTAAGACCTTTTAACCTACCTTCTGTTCCTCCTTGTGGTGGATATCCTTAGCAAAATCATGACTAGATGTGGTGATGGTAAAGTCCTTGAGCCCGTTGAAGTTGGTAAGGATAGGGTGGGTCTCTCCCATCTCCAATTTGTTGATGATACCCAAAACTTTATCATTTTGGAGTCTGATGGTGGATGAAGTTTCGAAAAAGATTCGCCTTATGGAAAAAGGGTTTTTCCTCTAAATTTGTCTGACTTGCTCTCATTTTGTCAATTTTGAGTGGCATCCCAATTTATTACTTCACCCTTTCTTTATGGAGGTTTGAGTGAGGTTGGCAAGAGCATTGACAAGTgataattttatataatatgttGAATATTCAGAATAATTTAGAGTACATAATGACCTTTTACATAGGGAAATAAATAGACCTCAAAGAAACAACTAAAGGAAAATACATAATGGAAAATactaaaaaggaaaataataataagccATAAACCATAATTTCCTTTTAATGAAAAGCTTATGAGCAATTTTCTTTGGAAAGAGGTGGTAGAAGGAAAAGTAAAAGGGGTGCTTCGTCATATGGGAGATCATGGGGTGGTTAATCACTGTGGGGTTGGGGTTGGGGTTGGGGAGTATAGAACTTGGGAATTTAAAGTTCTGCAACAAAGCGTCGTTAGCCAAATGGCTTTAGTGTTTCCCCCTCGAGCACTATTTCTCTTTGGCACAAAGTTAGTGCTGGTAAGTATGGTCCTTATCCTTTCAATGGTTGTTAAGTGGGGTTAAAGGCTCATACGAGAATTCTTGGAAGGATATATCTAAGGAGATCCCCTTGTTCATTGTGTGGTATGAAAGGGGAAGAATTCTTTTTTGGGGAATATCAGTGGGTGGGGAGTTCCTTCTACTCTTTGTTTTCTCACGTTTATCATTTATCTTCCCTTAAAAATTGTTTGATGTCTTAACTTTTTAGGTTGGATGTTTTGGGTTTTGTCTTTCTCTATCCAATAGGGAAGCAATGGATCTGGtctatcttttttctttgcttgaGGGTTATAACTTTAGGCTTGGGAGAAGGGATTGGTGGGTGTGGAGTCCCAACTCTTCAAATGGATTCTcgtgtaaattatttcatagtttgattaatccATCTCCTGTAGGTGAGTTAGTCTTTTTGTTCTTTAGAGGATTAAGATCTCAAGGAAAGTATAGTTTTTTACATGGCAAGTTTTACATGGTTTTGCTAACACGATAGATTGACTTATGAGGAAGTTGCATTCATTACtttggttttgttttggttataTTCTCTATCGAAAAGGCAGAGTAAGACTTGGTTCCATAGTCTCTGACTCTCTGGAGATGTGAGTTTGCGAGTTTTGCTCAGGATTACTTCTTTCAGACGTGTAGTTTCTTGCTAGCTCAACACAGGGACATGAGTGTTCTGACCTGAGAGTTTCTCCTCCTCTGCCCCTTTATGAGAAGGATTGCTTTTTATGGTTGGCAGGATTAGAATGACAGTGAGCGTTTAGACAGATGGAGAGGAATCCTAATGATGTTTGGTCTCTTGTTAGATTAGATTGTATGGCTTCCTTTAGATATCGATTTTGAAAACCTTTTGCAACTGTTCAGACACTATTTTGTATTGTTGGAGCATTTTCTTTAGCGTGGTTCCCTTCTTTTGTGAGCTTGGTTTTCTGTATGCTCTTTTAGTTGTTTTCCTTGAGGAAAGGTTTCATTTTTTTCACTTTGTTGGCTTCTGAATTCTCTTGGAGCCCCTCAGTTAGACCTTAATTGGTATTCAATGCTACTTTGCTAATGAACTGAAGAGAAGTTCTATCTTAAGCCAAATGCATGTTATTTATGTCAACACTTTTAATTGAATAAAAATTTAAGTAGCGTTACTGGATCATCCTAGACTCTTAGTAATCAAACTTGGACTAAGCGACTTTATATTGTAGTTGATGGCCATCATGGGCTGAGTAACCTTGTGAACTATTGAAACTTTTAcgttttgcttttttttttcttttattgataAACATGAGTTTTGATGCAGAGTGATACATCAGTGGATGACTTCCTACAGTCCTTGGGTCTTGAAAAATATTCCATTACGTTTCAAGCAGAGGAAGTAAGAAAATCTATCTCTCGGATCATAAAATCTGTTTTTGAAGCTTTCAGCTGAACTTCTCTAATTGGTTTTCGTCCAACATCTTTCATATAGGTTGATATGACAGCGCTTGTACACATGGGAGATGATGATCTCAAGGCTTTAGGGGTGCCAATGGTAAACTTAAGGCCTTGATTTGATTTcaacttttttactttttaattatgTGCTTGTATGTTTTTAAGCCGGTTAAAACTCACTATTTATCGTTGTATGTTTTTACATGAGTAGCTGGTTTGAACTCATTATTTAGTGTTTAACTATTAATATTTAAAGAACTTTTGAATGTTCTCTTCACTCTTGTATTAGATGTTGAAGCTGTGCGGTATTTTTGTCTCTTAAGCAGCTAGTTCCCTAAATTCTAATATTTGGACCTATCACGACTAGGACTAATAGCAGGATGTGGCTGCTCAGATAAGAATGTATCTTGTCAGTTTTTATTCAATCAAAAGGAATAGCTAAGACTCATGTAGACAATGCGTGCTAGCTCTCTCGCCTTACTAATTCTACTTCATTGCTGAGGTGTGAGGTGCAGGTTATTTTATAGAGTTACTGAAAGAGCCAGGTGGGTGTGATCTGGCTAAGACACAAATAGGCAACTAAATTGCTTCTAGAAGTTTCAAACTTTGTCCAAATCAAAACTTCCATCCAAACTGTGGAGAAGATTTGTAGAAGAATCTTTTTAGTTTTCTGTAGAAGATTTGTAGAAGAATCTTTGTAGTTTTCTGCACAGTTTCTTGTCTTGAAAAAGGTAGTTCTCTGTTATCAGTTGGATGACTGCCAGTTTCTCGTGTTCGATcaaaggagagagatggttggcTTCTTTCCTGACAGGGACGGGGATGACAGCCACCTTTCAGATCCTCCTGATAGCAAGATATTGCAGGAAAATGAACCATAATATGCCAAGTACATTATAGTTTTTGCAACCTTCATGTGAGAACAACttaaaaatataagaatatTGTCGGCAGTGTTCAAGAGTATAGCAGATTCAATAAAGTAGCATTTCTCGTGTCGTGTTTGTTATCATTTTGTTAACTCATTTATTCTTTTAATGCTTGGGTCTTGAATCTAGAACTTTGTAATGAAGTTATGAGCTCTGATTTCAGGGGCCAAGAAAGAAGATCCTTTTGGCATTGGAATCAAGAGTATGAATCATGAAAAGTGGCTTGAGCAAGTACCTCTTGCGGGTGTTTGATTTTATACCAGCTGTGAGACTGTCATGAACAAGTAGGGCCGTCTTTCTTTCGCCAACCATTGTAACTCTTGCCCCTTTTAtccattctttcttttctttttcgttttttttttctttttttctttgctttcttcCAGTTCATTATTCATGTTATAATGTAACATGTTAAGGACCTTGAAATGTTTAGATATTGATGGAAATATGGGATTTAGTAGTAGTAATGGGTATGTCTTTAGCTGAGGTGTATGCAACTCTTTTAACGCTTCCAGGCCTCCAGCTTTTGTGGTGGTGCCTTTCAGTGCTCAAATATGCTGGACTTGAATTAGTTTGTTCAAAAGTTTCAACTTCCATACATGTTAAGTGTTGATCACTGTTATTAGGATATTTGCtattgttaattattattattattattattattattattattatttattatttttgaattcTGAGAAGTggcaatttctttttctattagGTTCCGCTTAAGATTGAAAGTTTAGATCCATAATTGTAATTTTGTTGAACTTGAACCTTGGAAGAACAAAGCAGCAACCATTTTTTCCCCTGATGTATTAGAAATTATTGACGTTATATATTTGCGTGTGTTTCTGCCGTTGATTAGTGATTActtgaaaataaatattataattttttttaaaaaaaaaggttttgtagaataaaaaaaacatattcatAAATTGATTGTTAATggtttaatataatattttattggtAAGTACAATTAATTTTATAGTTTACAAATAGATTATCAAACACATAATCTTGAACCTTTGTTTAAATTGAAATCTGACTTTGAAATGTAGTGCCAGCACATTTGAAGAATGTGAAGTGTATAActtcattttcttcattttagaTGGCCTGCCAAAACACTCATCCTAAATCTCTTAAGCAATCGctaatttcatattatttttaatcTCGTCATAGTTGGAAGAAGACTATACTCTTAGTATAAACTAAACAAATCACTTTTGAAGTATAGTTGGTGTCATTACTAATATTGTAGGTGGGCTTTAGGTCCATTTGGATTTATTAGAGAAAATtctgaattttaaaaaagaaaaatcattttatCTTAATCACATTTGATTAAAGTACTTTTGCAAATGCCTGAAAATATATTCCAAATACAATATAGTTACCGAATTTAAGCCAATTATTGCGGTCAATAttgtatttattatttattgatgaaTTAAAAGGTTAGATATCACATTATCAACTTTTAAGATAtagatttaaattaatattacattattttaaaaaatgcattTAAACTTGGTCATTtgttttgaaattatttatatatcGTTAAAGCTGCATTATTACATCtcaaatttcataaaattcCAAGAAAGGAATATAATTCCTTTGGAATTTCGAATTAAAATCAGAACTTTGGAAACAGCCTAAATGGATGCAGTAATCCAAATTTTCGTTACTTTACAAGCCACTGTTgcattatttcatgtttcagtATTCGTTCAATTTTAAAAGTTgagctttctttttctttttatttttctttttaaacaagTGATAAAAGgattttatatacatatatatatatatatatatatatatatatatatatatatatatgtatgtatgtataattCAGTATATTTTCAAACTATAGTTTTGCAGAAATGAAATATTCGATAACATGTTCAGCTAGTGACTATTGAACTTGCATCacatcaacttttttttttccttttgcaaAAGCACTCAGTGATATCGATAGCCACCAAATTCAGGAGAATTTAGAACAAATCttattagatagagaagatttTATCACAATGTATGCACAAAATAAATCTTCAATTGTTTTTGTATATGCAActaaatttttagtaaaaagaaaGTTGACTGGTTTTGTCGATCAATTAACTCTATCGTATGAACTTCACAAGTTCAACAACAAACTTCAAACTATACGATAAGCTCCAAATCCAAATAACAAATAAATTCTTTCGGTTAGTCACAAATAATACTCTTTAGAAATTTCTTAAGGAGATTCACTCACATTTCAAAGTGATTATGATCCATGGcattattttccctttttttctttttcaatcttAATGGAAAGAGGCCAACGCTCCAAGATACAAATAGTTCAATAAAAGCCAAGAGAAAGATTTCTAGTTGattgcatttttattttttcttctttcttttctggGTGAGGGGCCAAGAAACATTAATAGATTACATATACAGGGCTCAAAGTATTTAGATAATAATATGTAGTTGATATATTACCAATCGACGCCCAAATCTCTGGAGAAGAAGAGCTTTTCAACATACTGAATCACAGGAGCAGAAGCAGCCACATAATCTTGCATCAGAATTCTGGCTGAGGCTTCATCTTCATTGAGCTTGCTTAGTAATTGAGCCTTTGTAGGAAGAGCATACATCCCTGCCCCAACAGCTTTTCTGATAGCCCACCCATGGTGAGGAGCAAATACCTGTGCATATGCTTTTGAAGCTGGATCTCTCAACGAATTGCCTCTGCCATTATCAGGAACTATTGTTCAACATGTTTGCGACCAAATTAAATCAGaggatgattttttttctttttttcgtaAAAAAACCATTTTATTCATAAATGAAATAAGGAGAAAACCCCAAACATGTGATTAAAACAAAGACCTCCAATTGGAGTTTTAAAAAGATATACTATAATTATCAAAAGGGtgcaaaagaagaaaaggtCTAGGAAAAGAGGTCGTTGCATTCCCCAAagattccaaaaaaaaaaaaatcataaggATGGTAGATGTGGAAATATTACATTGTAATTACTAATCATGTTTTTATAGATATGATTGTGATTTGTGAATGATGAAACCATCATGGGTTGGCCTAGTGAAAAATGGAGAAGATGAActtgatttttctttgtttgaaGAAAATAACAAACTACCAATGAGAAACAAAAGTGAAAGAATACACAGGCATACAAAAATTAAACCCACAAAAAAAGGGACT
It contains:
- the LOC103497565 gene encoding uncharacterized protein LOC103497565 — encoded protein: MYADRLEADNHRSIKDRLNGNSSDLSARRRPITGKRQRQDDKWEHDLYENDEPQTSNRRVGARDLRLKLQKKSQQQSGNAPFSGVRDLREKLSGTMKPQAAKNDPPKPKLEVTKAPRKNDAIEAHPSTTQKAVAKSATRKNAAQKSDTSVDDFLQSLGLEKYSITFQAEEVDMTALVHMGDDDLKALGVPMGPRKKILLALESRV